From one Flavobacteriales bacterium genomic stretch:
- a CDS encoding T9SS type A sorting domain-containing protein — protein MRYFGSFVLLLASAALRAQSYVPGQTYFSANGHIEYRCGDLPLVISVPHGGALAPADIPDRTCNSAVYDVDANTVELGDAIDSVFAVTGGCRPHVVINHLARRKLDANRNLADGACGDPQAALAWQAFHAFIDSAKARVSATAAKGFYLDLHGHGHTVQRLELGYLLYEDELALSDATLNTSTYIDYSSIRTLALQNQLALTHAELLRGPLALGTRLASMGYPSVPSQPDPFPQQGQPYFSGGYNTARHGSYNGGAIDGVQVECNFIGVRDSPMNRARFADSLRVAISTFLTDHYFTQPTNCTVGLAPEAQGTTTLVWPNPAEDIVHVEVRGRAGGDAVRIIDACGRTQLNGTTGTPMDVRSLPSGIYFIKVGPGETAAFIKQ, from the coding sequence ATGCGTTACTTCGGGTCTTTCGTCCTGCTTCTCGCGAGTGCTGCACTGCGGGCTCAATCCTATGTTCCGGGTCAGACCTACTTCAGCGCGAACGGCCATATTGAATACCGCTGCGGAGACCTTCCGTTGGTGATCTCCGTTCCGCACGGTGGTGCGTTGGCCCCGGCCGACATACCGGACCGCACCTGTAACAGCGCGGTGTACGATGTGGACGCCAACACCGTGGAGCTCGGTGATGCCATCGATTCGGTATTCGCCGTTACGGGCGGGTGCCGGCCACATGTGGTGATCAACCACCTCGCGCGGCGGAAGCTGGATGCGAACCGCAACCTCGCTGACGGCGCGTGCGGTGACCCCCAGGCTGCGCTGGCGTGGCAGGCTTTCCATGCCTTCATCGATAGTGCGAAGGCCCGCGTTTCGGCCACCGCCGCCAAAGGGTTCTACCTGGACCTGCACGGCCACGGGCACACGGTGCAGCGCTTGGAGCTGGGTTACCTTCTCTATGAAGATGAACTGGCGCTCTCGGACGCCACGTTGAACACCTCCACCTACATCGACTACAGCAGCATCCGCACACTCGCGCTGCAAAACCAGCTGGCTCTCACCCATGCGGAGCTGTTGCGCGGACCTCTGGCCTTGGGTACGCGGTTGGCCAGCATGGGCTATCCTTCCGTTCCCAGCCAGCCCGATCCTTTCCCTCAGCAGGGGCAGCCCTATTTCAGCGGAGGCTACAACACGGCGCGGCACGGCAGTTACAATGGCGGCGCGATCGATGGAGTGCAGGTGGAGTGCAACTTCATTGGCGTGCGCGACAGTCCGATGAACCGCGCGCGTTTCGCCGACTCGCTGCGGGTGGCGATCAGCACCTTCCTCACCGATCACTATTTCACGCAGCCGACGAACTGCACGGTAGGTCTCGCGCCAGAGGCTCAGGGAACCACGACCTTGGTGTGGCCGAATCCGGCGGAGGATATCGTGCACGTGGAAGTCCGTGGCAGGGCTGGTGGCGATGCCGTCCGCATCATCGATGCATGTGGCCGCACGCAACTCAATGGAACCACCGGAACGCCCATGGATGTGCGGTCGCTGCCTTCTGGGATCTATTTTATCAAGGTTGGGCCGGGTGAAACGGCCGCGTTCATCAAGCAGTGA
- a CDS encoding beta-lactamase family protein, producing the protein MRLLATLLLLPVAGFAQNLQQQLQNVATANGLIGMSVVTTCGTGVQDVVHTGKSNVALNINVTDSTRYRIASISKLVAAIGLMRLHEQGLFGLDDDVSTALGFSFRNPAFPTVPITYRMLLSHTSSFQDGTGYADFLNATYSTAPPPPISELALPGGDWYTANLWRTEQPGTYFTYSNANYGIVGTLIEALSGQRFDVYMRQQVLLPLGINGGYNVQDLNSVDDLAVLYRNSTPQADNFNGVMPPAPDLSQYVIGSNGLFFAPQGGLRISALEMARFAILLNNEGTYDGTSLLQPGTVALMLGDEWTWNGSNGDNYYGLFRSWGLGVHRITAQSGGDVVFPGLAMFGHAGEAYGLISDLYVDPATGFGLVFITNGYTPGNAYQFGSTSAFYGVEEDVYAALLQYAVPACSLSANVPHADATNALLLSGDRISWTGTTNIVASLHDVTGRVIARFEMAPGTGRTVPAGTYLVRCMGPGGNLARMWGAW; encoded by the coding sequence ATGCGCCTCCTCGCCACCTTGCTGCTGCTCCCCGTTGCCGGGTTCGCGCAGAACCTGCAGCAACAACTGCAGAACGTCGCCACCGCCAATGGGCTCATCGGCATGAGCGTGGTCACCACCTGCGGCACGGGCGTGCAGGACGTGGTACACACCGGCAAGAGCAACGTCGCTTTGAATATCAACGTGACGGACAGCACGCGCTACCGCATCGCCAGCATCAGCAAGCTGGTCGCCGCTATCGGCCTCATGCGGCTGCACGAGCAAGGGCTCTTCGGGTTGGACGACGATGTGAGCACCGCGCTGGGCTTCAGCTTCCGCAATCCCGCCTTCCCCACTGTGCCCATCACCTACCGCATGCTGCTGAGCCACACGAGCAGCTTCCAGGACGGCACCGGTTACGCCGATTTCCTCAACGCCACCTACAGCACCGCACCGCCACCCCCGATCAGCGAACTGGCCCTGCCCGGTGGCGACTGGTACACGGCCAACCTATGGCGCACCGAACAACCCGGCACCTACTTCACATACAGCAACGCCAACTACGGCATCGTGGGCACGCTCATTGAGGCCCTGAGCGGGCAACGCTTCGACGTGTACATGCGCCAGCAAGTGCTGTTGCCACTTGGTATCAACGGCGGTTACAATGTGCAGGACCTGAACAGCGTGGATGACCTCGCCGTGCTGTACCGCAATAGCACACCCCAGGCCGACAACTTCAACGGCGTGATGCCGCCCGCGCCGGATCTGAGCCAGTATGTGATCGGCTCCAACGGACTGTTCTTCGCACCGCAGGGTGGCTTGCGCATAAGCGCATTGGAAATGGCGCGCTTCGCGATCCTGCTGAACAACGAAGGCACCTATGATGGTACTTCATTGCTGCAACCCGGCACCGTGGCGCTGATGCTCGGCGATGAATGGACTTGGAACGGCAGCAACGGCGATAACTACTACGGGCTCTTCCGCTCATGGGGGCTGGGTGTGCATCGCATCACCGCGCAGAGCGGCGGTGATGTCGTATTCCCCGGGCTCGCCATGTTCGGTCATGCGGGCGAAGCATATGGCCTGATCAGCGACCTGTATGTGGATCCCGCCACGGGCTTCGGCCTCGTGTTCATCACCAACGGCTACACGCCGGGCAACGCCTATCAGTTCGGAAGTACCAGCGCGTTCTATGGCGTGGAGGAAGACGTTTACGCGGCATTGCTCCAGTATGCAGTGCCCGCCTGCAGCCTGTCCGCAAACGTGCCGCATGCCGATGCCACCAACGCGCTCCTCCTCTCCGGCGATCGTATCAGTTGGACCGGTACCACCAACATCGTGGCGTCCTTGCATGATGTGACCGGTCGCGTGATCGCACGCTTCGAGATGGCTCCCGGCACTGGTCGCACGGTTCCTGCGGGAACATACCTGGTGCGTTGCATGGGGCCCGGTGGGAACCTCGCTCGGATGTGGGGCGCTTGGTAG
- a CDS encoding heme-binding protein, translated as MKRKAMYILIGLIIAFVGVQAYTTMSTQGTPQQPYTVLKTIGDLEVRRYPEALTASVLKPGTTYKEVSSSGFRSLAGYIFGGNTEEKKIAMTAPVHMEMGADSSRMRFVMPEGLTMDSLPTPNDPSVKLERVPEEVLAVLRFGGFSNDEKIAEHADELLQQVKAAGLEPMGPVRFMGYDPPWQLVARRNEVVVAVRWVD; from the coding sequence ATGAAGCGCAAAGCCATGTACATACTGATCGGCCTGATCATCGCCTTCGTAGGCGTTCAAGCCTACACCACGATGAGCACCCAAGGCACCCCCCAGCAGCCCTACACGGTGCTGAAGACCATCGGGGATCTGGAAGTGCGCCGGTATCCGGAGGCGCTAACGGCCTCGGTTTTGAAGCCTGGCACTACCTACAAGGAAGTGTCCAGCTCCGGCTTCCGCAGCCTGGCGGGCTACATCTTCGGCGGGAACACCGAGGAGAAGAAGATCGCCATGACGGCACCGGTGCACATGGAGATGGGCGCTGATAGTTCTCGGATGCGATTCGTGATGCCGGAAGGACTGACCATGGACAGCCTGCCGACCCCCAATGACCCCAGCGTGAAGTTGGAGCGTGTGCCGGAGGAAGTGCTTGCGGTGCTGCGGTTCGGTGGGTTCTCCAACGATGAGAAGATCGCGGAGCACGCGGATGAGCTGCTTCAGCAAGTGAAGGCGGCTGGGCTCGAACCCATGGGCCCTGTGCGTTTCATGGGCTATGATCCACCTTGGCAACTGGTGGCGCGCAGGAATGAGGTGGTGGTTGCGGTCCGGTGGGTCGACTGA
- a CDS encoding prolyl oligopeptidase family serine peptidase, translated as MNSLLHFIVLAMIGLHTSAQVNSTITHNGITRNHITYVPASYVQGTPTPLVFVMHGFTQSASAIMGVTGFNALAEQEGFLVAYPNGVNNGWNTNSPFPGGSTADDVGYIGALLDSLQAQYSVDTTRVYACGFSAGGYMSHKLGCESPKCFAAIASVSGTINNGAVGDCAPQHTPGVLQIHGTSDFIVSYNGSVFSGLGVQEVLDLWTSNLACATPPVVTPYNATMEQQVYSPCSGSASVVHYKIDGGGHTWPTGSTFSATNVIWDFFQGFTCGDISTAVQSASAPQLAGWPNPAGDLLFLQGLERSTGFTLIDAMGRSVLTGRVQPGTAHIGLDGISTGAYVLRLLDGSGRTLRILKQ; from the coding sequence ATGAACAGTCTTCTCCACTTCATTGTCCTTGCCATGATCGGCCTGCACACCAGTGCGCAGGTGAATAGCACCATTACGCACAATGGCATCACGCGGAACCACATCACCTACGTACCCGCGAGCTACGTGCAGGGCACCCCCACCCCGCTGGTGTTCGTGATGCACGGCTTCACCCAGAGCGCCTCGGCCATCATGGGCGTGACGGGCTTCAATGCCCTGGCCGAGCAGGAGGGCTTCCTCGTGGCATATCCCAATGGCGTGAACAACGGCTGGAACACGAACTCTCCCTTTCCTGGTGGCAGCACGGCGGACGACGTGGGCTACATCGGTGCCCTGCTGGACAGCCTGCAGGCCCAGTACAGCGTGGATACTACGCGGGTCTACGCCTGCGGATTCTCCGCAGGCGGCTATATGAGCCATAAACTCGGCTGCGAGAGCCCGAAGTGCTTCGCAGCCATCGCCTCGGTTTCGGGCACCATCAACAACGGGGCGGTGGGCGACTGCGCTCCGCAGCACACCCCGGGCGTGCTGCAGATCCATGGCACCTCCGACTTCATCGTGAGCTACAACGGCAGCGTTTTCAGCGGGCTTGGGGTGCAGGAAGTGCTCGACCTCTGGACCTCGAACCTCGCATGCGCCACACCGCCCGTCGTCACACCCTACAATGCCACCATGGAGCAGCAGGTGTACTCGCCCTGCAGCGGCAGCGCCAGCGTGGTGCATTACAAGATCGACGGCGGAGGACATACCTGGCCCACCGGATCGACCTTCAGCGCCACCAACGTGATCTGGGACTTCTTCCAAGGGTTCACTTGCGGCGATATCAGCACCGCGGTGCAGAGCGCTTCAGCACCTCAGCTTGCGGGTTGGCCGAACCCAGCAGGGGATCTGCTCTTCCTGCAAGGCCTTGAACGGTCCACGGGCTTCACGCTCATCGATGCCATGGGCCGTTCGGTGCTCACCGGGAGAGTACAGCCCGGAACGGCGCACATCGGCCTTGACGGAATCAGCACGGGCGCCTATGTTCTTCGGCTACTGGACGGAAGCGGCCGCACGCTGCGCATCCTGAAACAGTAA
- a CDS encoding type II toxin-antitoxin system RelE/ParE family toxin: MRLHVSEYAASRLDEIWDYYAEEASERVADKITKKIVDDIDWLLEHPRGGQVEPLLDHLGLGHRRKVSGNYKIIYRIIDDLIFVSDIFDARQDPEKMAW, translated from the coding sequence GTGAGGCTCCATGTTTCCGAATACGCGGCTTCGCGGCTCGATGAGATCTGGGACTACTACGCCGAAGAAGCCAGTGAGCGAGTAGCGGACAAGATCACCAAGAAGATCGTGGACGACATCGACTGGCTGCTGGAGCATCCGCGCGGGGGACAGGTAGAACCTCTGCTTGATCACCTCGGCCTCGGGCATCGACGCAAGGTGAGCGGCAACTACAAGATCATCTATCGGATCATCGACGACCTGATCTTCGTGTCGGACATCTTCGATGCACGGCAGGACCCGGAGAAGATGGCGTGGTGA
- a CDS encoding DUF433 domain-containing protein, which yields MERTQLGRITIDPSICHGKPCVRGMRWPVEVVIDMLGSGMSTNEILAEHTELEKEDIQACLNYAKLTVSGHSLGDVA from the coding sequence ATGGAACGCACACAGCTAGGCCGTATCACCATCGACCCCAGCATCTGCCACGGCAAGCCTTGCGTGCGCGGTATGCGTTGGCCTGTGGAGGTGGTCATCGACATGCTCGGCTCAGGAATGTCCACGAATGAGATCCTCGCCGAGCATACCGAACTGGAGAAGGAAGACATCCAGGCCTGCTTGAACTACGCCAAGCTCACCGTGTCCGGTCATTCGCTCGGTGACGTGGCGTGA
- a CDS encoding DUF5615 family PIN-like protein gives MRFLCDVHISIQLSKRLADAGHDCQHVNRLPARWHTSDQDIARIADMEDRILITKDSDFRDSCIVKGTPRKLIKVNLGNIPHHVLASLLFDNLAEIARLNERPRFLVEVDINRLSVIELG, from the coding sequence ATGCGCTTTCTCTGCGACGTTCATATCTCCATTCAACTCTCGAAGCGCTTGGCCGATGCCGGGCATGATTGCCAGCATGTGAACCGCTTGCCCGCTCGCTGGCACACGTCCGATCAGGATATCGCGCGCATCGCCGACATGGAGGATCGCATCCTCATTACCAAAGACTCCGACTTCCGCGACAGCTGCATCGTGAAGGGCACGCCGCGCAAACTCATCAAGGTGAACCTCGGCAATATCCCGCACCATGTGCTGGCCTCCTTGCTGTTCGACAACCTGGCCGAGATCGCCCGCTTGAACGAGCGCCCGAGGTTCCTCGTCGAGGTGGACATCAACCGGCTTTCGGTTATTGAGCTGGGGTAA
- a CDS encoding Fic family protein encodes MKYDAPGSEDEVLPNLLGLSDKRAIELEEAQGFFRAELVLYEELNDDTVFDLAYVMRSHRLALDHLYAFAGTLREVNISKGGFAFPAAKFLDASMRDFEARVLLKEPPVPASREALIAYLAIVHGELLFIHPFREGNGRTARLLADLIAMKHGYGKLDFTVMNKDFDGYVSAVQRAASGDYVPMERLIRAAFPN; translated from the coding sequence ATGAAGTACGATGCGCCCGGCAGCGAGGATGAAGTGCTCCCGAACTTGCTCGGGCTATCGGACAAACGCGCGATCGAATTGGAGGAGGCCCAAGGCTTCTTTCGGGCCGAGTTGGTCCTCTATGAAGAGTTGAACGACGACACGGTCTTCGATCTGGCGTACGTCATGCGTTCGCATCGGCTGGCTCTCGATCATCTCTATGCGTTCGCTGGAACGTTGCGCGAAGTGAACATCTCTAAGGGTGGCTTCGCCTTCCCAGCGGCCAAATTCCTCGACGCTTCCATGCGTGACTTCGAGGCGAGGGTCTTGCTCAAGGAACCGCCTGTACCTGCGTCGCGCGAAGCACTCATCGCGTATCTGGCCATCGTTCACGGCGAACTGCTTTTCATCCATCCCTTTCGCGAGGGCAATGGACGAACGGCCCGTTTGCTTGCGGATCTGATAGCCATGAAGCACGGCTATGGCAAGCTGGACTTCACTGTCATGAACAAGGACTTCGATGGATACGTGTCCGCTGTGCAGCGAGCCGCTTCCGGCGACTACGTTCCCATGGAGCGGCTTATCCGGGCTGCTTTCCCAAACTGA